Genomic segment of Sphingobium sp. CR2-8:
GTGGTCACTTGATGGCTCCCGCTTTGGCGCTGGCCCCTTCGGCCTGCCCGATTTCCTTGAGTTGGCTGCGCATCGCGATCTCGTCGAGGCTGGCGATCGGCAGGGCGAGAAACAGCGAAATCCGGTTCTGAAGGAAGCGCAGCGCCTGTAGGAATGCCTCGCGCTGGCCTTCGCCCTCTACGGCGGCCGGGTCTTCGATGCCCCAATGCGCGGTAAGCGGATGCCCGATCCAGACCGGGCAAGTTTCACCGGTGGCGTTGTCGCACACGGTAAAGATGAAATCGAATTTCGGGGCGTCGGGTGCGGAAAATTCGTCCCAACTTTTCGACCGCATCCCCGCAGTGTCGAAGCCGAGGCCGGTCAGCACCGACAGCGCCATGGGATGCACATCGCCCCTGGGCTGGCT
This window contains:
- a CDS encoding arsenate reductase ArsC — protein: MTDKVYNVLFLCTGNSARSILGEALMNKLGEGRFQAYSAGSQPRGDVHPMALSVLTGLGFDTAGMRSKSWDEFSAPDAPKFDFIFTVCDNATGETCPVWIGHPLTAHWGIEDPAAVEGEGQREAFLQALRFLQNRISLFLALPIASLDEIAMRSQLKEIGQAEGASAKAGAIK